A genomic stretch from Telmatocola sphagniphila includes:
- a CDS encoding DUF1592 domain-containing protein, whose product MKTLTIVILLAFALSTTDGQEKPIPLEAAKDLGRTKSRYLKENKFAPDAGGALPKANLADFKKSVEPLLTKTCLSCHGPQKSKGRLRIDQLNPDLVSGADAERWREVYNVLSKSEMPPENDAYEALSPTNRGLLTDWLSEELNKASVVRRNSKEHSSFRRLAKYEYDYALQDLLGLPYSLANQLPPESTTEDGFKNSSELLQISGMQFELYREIALKALKRATVSGVRPKSVTYILSMQQEMTRVTAGKNVQIIDKGEAGFRKFEHQMHLLNRDTGKGIHYSPTDPVPLAKAANEEFPAVSPVVLVLPAGNELKLNLDRFLPDEGTMRVSIRAARSTMNPDAYASLRLLLSAHTSNDANFSQVISPQDVPVTASDDKFQWIHFDVPLSDIQRNPFRKLTTTFPRRDEFLHIRNISNAAGRDKRLQVLIDHIQISAPFYEQWPPKTHTDIFMESKNKSNEGVYGREVLNHFLRRAWHRPVNPQEVDELMALFAKYRPEFPTFEEAMVEVLATALAAPEFLYLTQRAMTDDKKPTTRISELELASRLSVFLWSSIPDEELLKLAEQGQLRKPEVLMGQVNRMLADARAKRFSQNFVEQWLGLDGLNSVTHIPAGPLKEAIREEPIAFFEEVLSYNRSIFDFLHSDYAVVNEPLAAHYGIPKVYGPHFRKVPITPAMNRGGLLTGAAILAMNSDGKDSHPLKRGVWMLKRILLDPPPPPPPDVPVVDLTNPEILKMTLKERIEDHRNKAACASCHSRIDPWGIAFENYDALGIYRTQIKNKPVDATSELFNKQVLAGMDGLKRYLLMERQDQFARAIVQKLTAYGLGRPLTFGDRSDIDQLTAEFRRSGDGLNDLIHQIVKSNLFNSK is encoded by the coding sequence ATGAAGACTCTGACGATCGTCATTTTGCTGGCTTTCGCCTTATCGACTACCGATGGTCAGGAAAAGCCGATTCCTCTGGAAGCGGCCAAAGATCTTGGACGAACTAAATCCCGATACTTGAAAGAGAATAAGTTCGCTCCTGATGCCGGCGGGGCGCTCCCCAAGGCTAACCTTGCCGATTTCAAAAAATCGGTGGAACCGCTTCTGACGAAGACTTGTTTGAGCTGTCATGGCCCTCAAAAGTCCAAAGGTCGTTTACGGATCGACCAACTGAATCCCGATCTGGTTTCCGGAGCGGATGCGGAGCGATGGCGCGAAGTTTACAATGTCCTGAGCAAGTCGGAAATGCCCCCCGAAAACGACGCGTATGAAGCCCTATCCCCCACAAATCGCGGCCTACTTACCGATTGGCTCAGTGAGGAATTGAATAAGGCATCTGTGGTGCGCCGCAACAGTAAGGAACATTCCTCTTTTCGTCGATTGGCGAAATATGAATACGACTACGCTCTCCAGGATCTGTTGGGCCTGCCCTACTCTCTGGCGAACCAGCTACCGCCCGAATCCACCACCGAAGATGGTTTCAAGAACAGTTCGGAATTGCTCCAGATCTCGGGCATGCAGTTTGAACTTTATCGTGAGATCGCCCTGAAAGCTCTGAAGCGGGCAACCGTGAGCGGTGTGCGTCCAAAGTCCGTCACCTACATCCTTTCAATGCAACAGGAGATGACGAGAGTCACAGCCGGAAAAAATGTGCAGATCATCGATAAGGGGGAAGCTGGTTTTCGGAAATTCGAACATCAGATGCATTTACTCAATCGGGATACTGGTAAAGGAATTCACTACTCCCCAACAGACCCGGTTCCACTAGCCAAGGCGGCAAATGAAGAATTTCCTGCCGTTTCACCGGTAGTACTGGTACTTCCCGCAGGCAACGAACTGAAACTGAATCTGGATCGTTTTCTTCCCGACGAGGGAACGATGCGCGTGAGTATTCGAGCAGCACGCTCGACGATGAACCCGGATGCATACGCAAGCCTTCGTCTGTTACTGAGTGCCCACACCAGCAACGATGCCAATTTTTCGCAAGTCATCAGTCCTCAAGACGTGCCGGTGACCGCATCGGACGACAAATTCCAATGGATTCACTTCGATGTTCCTCTGAGCGACATCCAGCGAAATCCGTTTCGGAAACTCACCACCACCTTCCCAAGACGCGATGAGTTTCTACACATTCGCAACATCTCCAATGCAGCCGGTCGGGATAAGCGCCTCCAGGTATTGATCGATCACATTCAAATCAGCGCGCCGTTCTACGAGCAATGGCCTCCCAAAACGCACACCGATATCTTTATGGAGAGCAAGAACAAATCTAACGAAGGCGTCTACGGTCGAGAGGTGCTGAACCACTTCCTCCGGCGGGCCTGGCATCGACCAGTCAACCCGCAAGAGGTTGACGAACTTATGGCCCTTTTTGCCAAGTACCGGCCCGAATTCCCCACGTTTGAAGAGGCAATGGTGGAAGTGCTGGCGACCGCGCTGGCCGCGCCGGAATTTCTCTATCTGACCCAACGAGCGATGACCGACGACAAGAAACCGACTACCCGGATCAGCGAGCTGGAATTGGCCAGTCGGTTGTCTGTATTTTTGTGGTCGAGTATCCCGGACGAGGAACTCCTGAAACTCGCAGAGCAAGGTCAGTTGAGAAAGCCCGAAGTCCTTATGGGACAAGTGAATCGCATGCTCGCCGATGCGCGTGCGAAACGATTTTCGCAAAACTTCGTCGAGCAATGGCTGGGTTTGGATGGCCTTAATAGTGTGACTCATATCCCCGCAGGCCCGTTGAAAGAGGCCATCCGAGAAGAGCCGATCGCCTTCTTTGAGGAAGTTCTGAGTTACAACCGCAGTATCTTCGACTTCCTTCATTCGGATTACGCGGTGGTGAACGAACCGCTGGCCGCACATTATGGGATTCCGAAAGTTTACGGCCCTCACTTCCGAAAAGTTCCCATCACTCCTGCGATGAATCGCGGCGGCCTTTTGACGGGAGCGGCGATTCTTGCGATGAACTCGGACGGCAAGGATTCACATCCCCTGAAACGGGGGGTCTGGATGTTAAAACGCATCCTTCTCGATCCACCGCCGCCACCACCGCCGGACGTCCCCGTCGTCGATCTGACGAATCCGGAAATTCTGAAAATGACTTTGAAGGAACGGATTGAAGATCACCGGAATAAAGCCGCGTGTGCCTCCTGTCACTCCCGGATAGACCCCTGGGGTATTGCCTTTGAGAACTACGATGCTCTCGGCATCTACCGGACTCAAATTAAGAATAAACCGGTCGATGCGACTTCCGAACTCTTCAATAAGCAAGTATTGGCGGGGATGGATGGACTCAAGCGCTATCTGCTAATGGAGCGTCAGGATCAATTCGCTCGAGCGATCGTCCAAAAATTGACGGCCTACGGTCTGGGCCGACCGCTTACTTTTGGCGATCGTTCAGACATTGATCAACTGACCGCAGAATTCCGCCGAAGCGGCGACGGCCTTAACGATCTGATCCATCAGATCGTCAAAAGTAATCTCTTTAACTCTAAGTAG
- a CDS encoding DUF1552 domain-containing protein, whose amino-acid sequence MDTKTASLSRRTFLRGTGLALALPWFETFAEGSTGLDETPKRFVSVYHPDGVGVPLKSDPAWRDWSWFPRGGEKNFELTKVLDVLQPLRGDITIYSGLSHPAARQVHGHSNADQYLTGAPIGGTGPYQNSISLDQAYAEYAGNFTRHSSLVMSTNGGVGGPRGAQTQSFNREGRPIPAMNKPKEIFDMLFVTSNKDAAARLARSKSALDFLIEHTRSLSRELSSKDQETLKQYLDAVRDTELKLAKAQKWIDTPIPKVDARNLHLNAEPKEARLYFQTMYELIYLAFLSDSTRVATFQLGRENGEGPHDLLSLAVGLGAAHGLTHEVKKPNGWKNLGTYNRYQAEEFGRFVQRLKDTPEPTGKGNMLDNTFAMHGSASSSFHLSRNYPIISAGGKNLGFTNGRYLKFGKGNEDNQAGAGIDTDAGWQGKVEVEELPLAKLFVTVLQRLGVGTNSFGGINGTLNRV is encoded by the coding sequence ATGGATACCAAGACTGCGTCGCTGAGCCGACGAACATTTCTTCGAGGTACCGGTTTAGCCTTGGCTTTGCCTTGGTTCGAAACGTTTGCCGAAGGCTCCACGGGTTTGGACGAAACTCCGAAACGGTTTGTCAGCGTGTACCATCCCGATGGCGTGGGGGTGCCACTGAAATCCGATCCGGCCTGGAGGGATTGGAGTTGGTTCCCTCGCGGCGGCGAAAAGAATTTTGAATTGACGAAAGTTCTCGATGTACTCCAACCCCTGCGCGGCGATATCACGATTTATTCCGGATTGTCACACCCTGCTGCAAGACAAGTTCACGGCCATTCCAACGCCGATCAATATTTAACGGGAGCGCCTATCGGTGGCACGGGCCCATATCAGAATTCAATCTCTCTCGATCAGGCCTACGCGGAATATGCTGGCAATTTCACTCGGCACTCTTCTTTAGTCATGTCGACGAATGGAGGAGTTGGCGGCCCTCGAGGGGCTCAGACTCAGTCCTTCAACCGGGAAGGGCGGCCCATCCCGGCCATGAATAAGCCCAAAGAAATCTTTGACATGCTGTTCGTGACCAGCAACAAAGATGCGGCTGCCCGACTCGCAAGAAGCAAAAGTGCTTTGGATTTCCTGATTGAGCATACACGCTCGCTGTCCCGCGAACTTTCCAGTAAAGATCAAGAGACGCTCAAACAGTATCTGGACGCCGTGCGCGATACCGAATTGAAGCTGGCGAAAGCTCAAAAATGGATCGATACTCCCATACCCAAAGTGGATGCGCGCAACTTGCATTTGAATGCGGAACCTAAAGAAGCCCGCCTCTATTTCCAGACGATGTATGAACTGATCTATCTCGCTTTTCTGAGTGATTCGACTCGCGTGGCAACATTTCAGTTGGGAAGAGAAAACGGTGAAGGCCCTCACGATCTTCTCTCTTTAGCCGTCGGTTTGGGTGCAGCGCATGGACTGACTCATGAAGTCAAAAAACCGAACGGCTGGAAGAACCTGGGCACTTACAATCGTTATCAGGCCGAAGAATTCGGTCGTTTTGTGCAGAGGCTGAAGGATACTCCCGAACCGACCGGCAAGGGAAATATGTTGGACAATACCTTTGCCATGCACGGTTCCGCTTCGAGCAGTTTCCACCTGTCCAGAAATTATCCCATCATTTCCGCGGGAGGTAAAAACCTCGGCTTTACCAACGGGCGATATCTCAAATTCGGGAAAGGAAATGAAGATAATCAGGCTGGCGCCGGAATTGACACAGATGCGGGCTGGCAAGGCAAGGTTGAAGTCGAAGAACTTCCCCTGGCGAAGCTATTCGTCACCGTCTTGCAGAGACTTGGTGTAGGGACTAATTCGTTCGGAGGAATCAACGGAACGTTGAATCGCGTTTAA
- the msrP gene encoding protein-methionine-sulfoxide reductase catalytic subunit MsrP — protein sequence MPRDQIPSSEITPESLYLNRRNFIKAGLATASVALTGLAYRSFNHTGSVAVTTEELPGILPVSPEGLKNGFSVDEPQTPLDRAVNYNNFYEFTTDKQDVAERSRGFVSKPWEVTVDGMVHKPKTFDIDEILKLVPLEERIYRMRCVETWSMVVPWVGIPLGKLLERVEPMGSVKFVAFQTLLDPERMPGQKKKVLDWPYVEGLRLDEAMHPLTILAVGLYGRLLPPQNGAPLRLIVPWKYGFKGIKSIVKITLLETQPPTTWNLQGPGEYGFYANVNPAVPHPRWSQATEQRLGESSRRPTLPFNGYAEQVAHLYQGMDLCKNY from the coding sequence ATGCCAAGGGACCAAATTCCCTCCAGTGAAATCACACCGGAGAGTCTTTATCTGAATCGACGAAATTTCATCAAAGCCGGTTTGGCCACGGCCAGTGTGGCTCTGACTGGGCTAGCGTACCGAAGTTTCAATCATACGGGTTCGGTAGCGGTCACTACCGAAGAATTACCAGGGATCCTCCCGGTATCGCCGGAAGGTTTAAAAAATGGCTTTTCTGTCGATGAGCCTCAAACACCCTTAGATCGAGCTGTAAATTACAACAATTTTTACGAATTCACTACCGACAAACAGGATGTCGCCGAGAGGTCCCGGGGCTTTGTCAGCAAGCCCTGGGAAGTCACAGTCGACGGAATGGTCCATAAGCCGAAGACCTTCGACATCGATGAAATCTTGAAACTCGTTCCACTCGAAGAACGAATCTACCGCATGCGCTGCGTCGAGACTTGGTCGATGGTCGTACCCTGGGTGGGAATTCCCCTGGGTAAACTGCTCGAAAGAGTCGAACCGATGGGCAGCGTCAAATTTGTGGCTTTCCAAACCCTGCTCGATCCGGAGCGGATGCCGGGACAGAAGAAGAAAGTTTTGGACTGGCCTTACGTGGAAGGCTTACGTCTGGATGAGGCAATGCATCCTTTGACAATCCTGGCCGTGGGTTTGTATGGACGGTTGTTGCCACCGCAAAACGGCGCTCCCCTTCGGCTCATCGTCCCCTGGAAGTATGGTTTCAAAGGGATTAAATCGATAGTGAAAATTACCCTGCTTGAAACCCAGCCTCCAACCACCTGGAACCTGCAAGGCCCAGGGGAATATGGTTTTTACGCCAATGTGAATCCAGCAGTTCCCCACCCGCGCTGGAGCCAGGCAACTGAACAACGGCTCGGCGAATCATCTCGTCGACCCACCTTGCCTTTCAACGGTTACGCCGAACAGGTCGCCCACCTCTACCAGGGAATGGATCTCTGTAAAAATTATTAA
- a CDS encoding FAD-binding oxidoreductase — MVIDRFTKCVVILNCAVPAILLGWDATQNDLGANPVNFAIRTTGILSLIFLVLSLTVTPLSRLTKWNWLGQFRRVLGLFAFFYAAGHFALFFLFDRSGKILDTLSEIAMRRYLLVGTIGLLIMVPLAITSTNGMIKKLGPQRWKLLHRLAYVAAIAGALHFYMLVKADTTRPLIIAGLFAILLGYRIVVHYLQLRSDSFQYRKAGPLAGTGASKPRQWTGHLSVAKIFQETPEIRTFRLVCPGSAKLPFEHLPGQYLNVVLDIEGKKVRRSYTIASAPTRQGYCELTVKREENGLASRFLHDEVREGTLLNISAPAGKFTFTGAQADRLVMIAGGVGITPLMAKIRYLTDLGWMGQMHLIFSAKGERDIIFRSELEELQKRFANLKVTITLTRDASPNWSGERGRIDRALLTRVAPDLQTSRIHLCGPTEMTNPLIELLKDWGVPPESIQVESFASPSRKKDGGHDTSTEDPIRKEVTPEVLAAATTLEFSRSDKIITNLQGKTILELAEDQGVEIPYDCRSGVCGQCKTRLISGNVIMESEDALDPVDRANGLILSCQARCLDEVVVDA; from the coding sequence ATGGTAATCGACCGATTCACAAAGTGCGTGGTCATCTTAAACTGTGCCGTGCCAGCGATACTGCTGGGGTGGGATGCAACTCAGAACGACCTGGGCGCCAACCCGGTTAATTTTGCGATCCGCACAACCGGAATTCTTTCATTGATATTCCTGGTCTTGTCCTTGACCGTGACGCCTCTGAGCCGTCTCACGAAATGGAATTGGCTGGGACAGTTTCGCCGCGTCTTGGGGCTTTTTGCATTTTTCTATGCCGCCGGTCACTTCGCCCTTTTTTTCCTGTTCGATCGCTCCGGTAAGATTCTCGATACTCTCTCTGAAATCGCTATGCGACGTTATCTTCTGGTGGGGACCATCGGCCTGTTAATTATGGTGCCGTTGGCCATCACTTCGACTAACGGGATGATCAAAAAACTCGGACCGCAGCGCTGGAAGTTGCTCCATCGTTTGGCTTATGTAGCGGCCATCGCGGGAGCTTTGCATTTTTACATGCTCGTTAAGGCCGATACTACGCGTCCTCTGATTATTGCTGGTCTTTTCGCAATACTTCTGGGGTATCGAATCGTGGTTCACTATCTCCAACTCCGATCCGATTCTTTCCAGTATCGCAAAGCCGGCCCTCTCGCGGGAACTGGCGCTTCTAAACCCAGGCAATGGACGGGCCATCTGAGTGTGGCCAAAATATTCCAGGAGACACCGGAAATTAGGACCTTTCGCCTGGTTTGCCCGGGCTCAGCCAAGTTGCCCTTCGAACATTTGCCGGGGCAGTACCTCAACGTCGTTCTCGATATCGAAGGTAAGAAGGTACGCCGATCTTACACGATTGCCTCAGCTCCCACTCGACAAGGCTACTGCGAACTGACAGTCAAGCGAGAGGAGAACGGCTTGGCTTCTCGTTTCTTGCATGATGAGGTTCGCGAAGGGACACTTCTGAATATCTCTGCTCCGGCAGGAAAATTCACCTTCACCGGGGCTCAAGCCGATCGGCTCGTAATGATAGCCGGAGGTGTCGGTATCACGCCGCTGATGGCGAAAATCCGCTACTTGACCGATCTTGGCTGGATGGGTCAAATGCATCTCATTTTTTCGGCGAAAGGGGAACGGGATATCATTTTTCGCTCCGAACTCGAAGAGCTGCAAAAACGATTTGCCAATTTGAAAGTCACGATCACCTTGACTCGAGACGCCTCGCCCAACTGGAGCGGAGAGCGAGGCCGCATCGATAGAGCCTTACTGACTCGTGTGGCGCCAGATCTTCAGACTTCCCGGATTCATCTCTGCGGACCTACGGAGATGACCAATCCGCTGATTGAGCTTCTGAAGGATTGGGGAGTTCCTCCCGAATCGATCCAGGTGGAATCTTTCGCCTCCCCGAGCCGCAAAAAGGACGGCGGCCACGATACCTCTACTGAGGATCCGATCAGAAAAGAAGTTACCCCGGAAGTGCTGGCGGCGGCGACGACGCTGGAGTTCAGCCGGAGCGACAAAATCATTACTAATCTCCAAGGGAAAACTATATTGGAGCTTGCGGAAGATCAGGGTGTTGAGATTCCTTACGATTGCAGATCCGGCGTCTGCGGCCAGTGCAAAACCAGACTAATCTCGGGTAATGTGATTATGGAATCGGAGGATGCATTGGATCCCGTAGATCGAGCTAACGGACTGATTCTCAGTTGTCAGGCTCGGTGTCTCGATGAAGTGGTAGTTGATGCCTAG
- a CDS encoding acyl carrier protein: MNEIHIKIQEILEEFTGNEIELSKMDPSTPLLIAFEVNSLDILEIIFRIEEIYGIRLSREQLETHNSLGGFLELVNSQIEPSLSVRGRTSSTK, encoded by the coding sequence ATGAACGAGATTCACATCAAGATTCAAGAAATCCTGGAAGAGTTTACAGGGAATGAAATCGAACTATCGAAAATGGACCCCTCGACTCCTCTTCTTATTGCGTTTGAGGTAAACTCCCTGGATATACTCGAGATCATTTTCAGAATCGAGGAAATTTATGGCATTAGGCTCAGCCGGGAGCAACTGGAAACGCATAATTCCTTGGGAGGATTTCTGGAATTAGTCAATTCCCAAATCGAGCCTAGCCTGTCCGTGCGCGGCCGAACGAGCTCCACCAAATGA
- a CDS encoding NlpC/P60 family protein yields MKWKDPPKAYCDCSGLINHLLMHTYSYTEDDLKNWTGSRRPTARRYHDLIDLGQSKNWKKIEKLENLKPGDLIAIKYLDAKEGDNTGHVMLVDAKPKLLNTPAETIAGAAKQWEVPVIDSTMSPHGKKDSRYDKNEKHTGVGQGTFRILTDDQGTIVGYTWSLDSSKTIYKQNVHHMLFGRLER; encoded by the coding sequence GTGAAATGGAAGGATCCTCCGAAAGCCTACTGCGATTGCAGTGGATTGATCAACCATCTCTTGATGCACACTTACAGCTATACGGAAGACGATTTGAAAAACTGGACAGGATCGCGTCGACCCACCGCGCGCCGCTATCACGATCTGATCGATTTGGGACAATCAAAAAATTGGAAGAAAATCGAGAAACTGGAGAATCTGAAACCTGGGGATCTGATTGCCATCAAGTATCTTGATGCCAAAGAAGGTGACAATACCGGCCACGTCATGCTCGTGGATGCCAAACCCAAGCTCCTGAATACTCCCGCTGAGACCATCGCCGGCGCTGCAAAACAATGGGAAGTCCCGGTGATCGATAGCACCATGAGTCCGCATGGCAAAAAAGACTCCCGATATGACAAGAATGAAAAACATACCGGGGTCGGTCAAGGCACGTTCCGAATCCTTACCGATGATCAAGGTACGATTGTGGGATATACCTGGAGCCTGGATTCGAGCAAAACGATCTACAAACAAAACGTACACCATATGCTCTTTGGGAGATTGGAACGCTAA
- a CDS encoding EF-hand domain-containing protein, protein MAFSRTLVAPAMIGICVLGYFTFQQKGMPNVTNNHSNSSESPELIKIAHPVRSSETPSPLKITPEPRVAESELNRKPGVTELEPAQSERDKIIALLHKILPEGEVLPENEIDWFGLLSEGKQEWLRDKIDNPEILEVFDHVAEKLGPMRTRIRLNEFYAYSQKHLVLVPSTVSDPSPVTKLDSETEKLFHILDRNGDHLLSAEEMPKLLRVELKTWDADSDGKINPAEFHNYILDRLRKGEHRTDVEAEILRGAAAGDPNKTPQGLPGWFFQLDLDHDGQIGLYEWRSIWSALEFEQLDLNQDGFLTAEELLHYLHDPEHQGKALNELIHRKLTKPELHAIAVASRDWGLPPSQQSGRVGKGLKGADSGKSLLR, encoded by the coding sequence ATGGCCTTCTCACGTACACTGGTTGCACCGGCGATGATTGGTATTTGTGTACTGGGCTATTTCACATTTCAACAGAAGGGAATGCCCAACGTAACGAATAACCACAGCAATTCGTCGGAAAGCCCCGAATTAATCAAGATCGCACATCCGGTTCGATCAAGCGAGACACCCTCTCCGTTAAAAATTACTCCAGAACCGAGAGTGGCCGAGTCCGAGCTCAATCGCAAGCCCGGCGTGACTGAACTTGAACCGGCTCAGAGCGAACGCGATAAAATCATCGCTCTTCTCCACAAGATCCTGCCCGAAGGCGAAGTGCTTCCCGAGAACGAAATTGACTGGTTTGGCTTGCTGTCTGAAGGCAAACAGGAATGGTTGCGCGACAAAATCGACAATCCGGAAATTCTGGAGGTCTTCGACCACGTTGCCGAGAAACTCGGGCCGATGCGAACTCGAATTCGGTTGAATGAGTTTTACGCCTACTCCCAGAAGCACCTTGTACTCGTTCCTTCAACTGTTTCGGATCCATCACCAGTTACCAAACTGGATTCCGAAACGGAGAAACTTTTCCATATTCTCGATCGCAATGGAGATCATCTGCTCAGTGCGGAGGAAATGCCGAAGTTACTTCGAGTGGAATTGAAAACCTGGGATGCGGACAGTGATGGGAAAATCAACCCTGCGGAATTTCATAATTATATCCTCGATCGATTGAGAAAAGGGGAACACAGGACTGACGTGGAAGCGGAAATCCTCCGGGGGGCCGCGGCGGGAGACCCCAACAAAACACCTCAAGGATTACCCGGCTGGTTCTTTCAACTCGATCTGGACCATGACGGTCAAATCGGACTCTATGAGTGGCGGAGTATTTGGAGCGCCCTCGAATTCGAACAACTCGATTTGAATCAGGATGGATTTCTGACTGCGGAAGAGCTATTGCATTACCTGCATGATCCCGAGCACCAGGGAAAAGCTTTGAACGAGCTGATCCATCGTAAACTCACCAAGCCGGAATTGCACGCAATCGCCGTTGCTTCACGCGATTGGGGTCTGCCGCCTTCGCAGCAGAGTGGGAGGGTCGGTAAAGGTTTAAAGGGTGCGGACAGTGGCAAGTCTCTCCTTCGATAA
- a CDS encoding efflux RND transporter periplasmic adaptor subunit: MAAAYYFGAPLIPSAEVSKSAKGEAKAEKSAPPIKKLDVKVDVSTPVEREVIDSLDFAARMTAIDYVEVRAHVWGYLNKVNFKEGDMVKSGDILFELDARVYENQLHQAKANVAQVEAKLKFDEADLERSKKVLNAISKSDLEKAISARDLDLANLELAKESVKQSELLLEYSKIAAPITGRTSAYKVTTGNLVQSGDQNGGTLLTTIVSVDPIYAYFDVDEGAVLRNMNLVRDGKAQPFRNLGAKVRLRLDDGGKFSREGTIDFVDNQINPKTGTLRMRASFANKDESLTPGLFSTVTLPIGNKHRALLVRESALDNDQGSRVLCILNGNNIVERRRVVVGGKHDGLVEIESGLRAGEKVIVKGVQLAQGGTRVEPDMQNSVPMLEETPK, encoded by the coding sequence ATGGCAGCGGCCTACTATTTCGGTGCACCGTTAATCCCTTCTGCCGAGGTTTCGAAATCAGCGAAAGGCGAAGCGAAAGCGGAAAAATCGGCGCCTCCCATCAAGAAGCTCGATGTCAAAGTCGATGTTAGTACCCCTGTTGAACGGGAGGTCATCGATTCATTGGATTTCGCCGCTCGAATGACAGCCATCGACTACGTGGAAGTGCGAGCCCACGTCTGGGGTTATCTGAACAAGGTCAACTTCAAAGAAGGCGACATGGTGAAGAGTGGGGACATTCTGTTCGAACTCGATGCGCGAGTCTACGAGAACCAGCTTCACCAGGCTAAAGCCAATGTCGCCCAGGTGGAAGCCAAGCTGAAGTTCGATGAAGCCGACCTCGAGCGCTCTAAGAAAGTGCTCAATGCGATATCCAAATCCGACTTGGAAAAGGCGATCTCCGCTCGAGATCTCGACTTGGCTAACCTTGAACTCGCCAAAGAATCGGTGAAACAATCTGAACTTCTCCTCGAATATTCCAAGATCGCCGCCCCGATCACCGGTCGAACAAGCGCCTACAAAGTGACAACCGGTAACCTCGTGCAATCTGGCGATCAGAATGGCGGCACACTTCTCACCACAATCGTTTCGGTCGATCCGATATATGCTTATTTCGATGTGGATGAAGGGGCGGTACTTCGAAATATGAACCTGGTGCGAGATGGAAAAGCGCAGCCTTTTCGTAATTTGGGAGCGAAAGTTCGCTTGCGGTTGGACGATGGCGGCAAGTTTTCCAGAGAAGGAACGATCGACTTCGTGGACAACCAAATCAATCCTAAAACCGGCACGCTGCGGATGCGGGCATCGTTTGCCAATAAGGATGAAAGTCTTACGCCGGGGTTATTCTCCACGGTAACCTTGCCGATCGGCAATAAACACAGGGCTCTTCTCGTTCGCGAAAGTGCGCTCGACAACGACCAAGGTTCTCGAGTGCTCTGCATCCTCAATGGAAATAATATCGTAGAGCGTCGGCGGGTCGTGGTGGGCGGGAAACATGATGGCTTAGTGGAAATCGAATCGGGACTGCGGGCGGGTGAAAAAGTCATCGTCAAGGGCGTCCAACTCGCCCAGGGTGGTACGCGCGTGGAGCCGGACATGCAGAACTCCGTTCCAATGTTGGAAGAAACCCCTAAGTAG